One genomic window of Saccopteryx bilineata isolate mSacBil1 chromosome 4, mSacBil1_pri_phased_curated, whole genome shotgun sequence includes the following:
- the ADCY4 gene encoding adenylate cyclase type 4 isoform X1, translating into MPCRREGPVPWSPGNCPDPRRCSAGRGETMARLFSPRPPPSEDLFYETYYSLSQQYPLLLLLLVIVLCALLALLAVAQATGRELASDPEFLTLVLCGLGGFSLLLGLASREQRLQRWTRPLSGLVWAALLALGHGFLFTGGVVSAWDQVSFFLFVIFTTYAMLPFGMRDATVAGLVSSLSHLLVLGLYLGLQLDSRPALLQQLAANAVLFLCGNVAGAYHKALMERALRATFREALTSLHSRRRLDTEKKHQEHLLLSILPAYLAREMKAEIMARLQAGQGSRPESTNNFHSLYVKRHQGVSVLYADIVGFTRLASECSPKELVLMLNELFGKFDQIAKEHECMRIKILGDCYYCVSGLPLSLPDHAINCVRMGLDMCRAIRKLRAATGVDINMRVGVHSGSVLCGVIGLQKWQYDVWSHDVTLANHMEAGGVPGRVHITGATLDLLAGAYAVEDVAMEHRDPHLRDLGEPTYLVIDPRAEEEDEKGTAGGLLSSLEGPKMRPSLLMTRYLESWGAAKPFAHLSHVESPVSTSTPLPEKALASFSPQWSLDRSRTPRGLDDELDTGDAKFFQVIEQLNSQKQWKQSKDFNPLTLYFREKEMEKEYRLSALPAFKYYAACTFLVFISNFIIQMLVTNRPPALAITYSITFLLFLLLLFVCFSEHLTRCVMKGPKILHWLPALSGLVATRPGLRVALGTATILLIFVMAITSLFFLPAASNCPARAPNVSSMAFNFSWELPGSLPLISIPYSMHCCVLGFLSCSLFLHMSFELKLLLLLLWLAASCCLFLHSHAWLSDCLVAHLYPDPLNSRPGVLKEPKLMGAISFFIFFFTLLVLARQNEYYCRLDFLWKKKLRQEQEETETMENLTRLLLENVLPAHVAPQFIGQNRRNEDLYHQSYECVCVLFASVPDFKEFYSESNINHEGLECLRLLNEIIADFDELLSKPKFSGVEKIKTIGSTYMAATGLNATSGQDTQQDAERSCSHLGTMVEFAVALGSKLDVINKHSFNNFRLRVGLNHGPVVAGVIGAQKPQYDIWGNTVNVASRMESTGVLGKIQVTEETARALQSLGYTCYSRGVIKVKGKGQLCTYFLNTDLTRAGLPSATVG; encoded by the exons ATGCCCTGTAGGAGAGAGGGGCCAGTCCCTTGGAG CCCCGGGAACTGCCCCGACCCCCGGCGGTGCAGCGCGGGACGAGGGGAGACCATGGCCCGACTTTTCAGTCCCCGGCCGCCGCCCAGCGAAGACCTCTTCTATGAGACCTACTACAGCCTGAGCCAGCAGTACCCACTCCTGCTACTGCTGCTGGTGATCGTGCTCTGCGCACTCCTGGCGCTGCTGGCTGTCGCCCAGGCCACTGGCAGG GAACTGGCCTCAGACCCGGAATTCCTGACTCTGGTGCTGTGCGGGCTGGGCGGCTTCTCGCTGCTGCTGGGCCTGGCTTCCCGCGAGCAGCGGCTGCAGCGCTGGACGCGTCCCCTGTCGGGCCTCGTGTGGGCAGCGCTGCTCGCTCTGGGCCACGGCTTCCTGTTCACCGGGGGCGTGGTGAGCGCCTGGGACCAG gtgtccttcttcctctttgtcaTCTTCACTACGTACGCCATGTTGCCCTTTGGCATGCGGGACGCCACCGTTGCGGGCCTCGTCTCGTCGCTCTCACACCTGCTGGTCCTCGGGCTGTATCTTGGGCTTCAGCTGGACTCCAGACCCGCCCTGCTGCAGCAG TTGGCTGCAAACGCGGTGCTGTTCCTGTGCGGGAATGTGGCCGGAGCATACCATAAGGCGCTGATGGAGCGTGCACTTCGCGCCACCTTCCGAGAGGCGCTTACTTCGCTGCACTCGCGCCGGAGGCTGGATACGGAGAAGAAGCACCAG GAACACCTTCTCTTGTCCATCCTTCCTGCCTACTTGGCCCGagagatgaaggcagagatcatGGCACGGTTGCAGGCTGGGCAGGGGTCAAGGCCAGAGAGCACCAACAACTTCCACAGCCTCTACGTCAAGAGGCACCAGGGAGTCAG CGTGCTGTATGCTGACATCGTGGGCTTCACACGGCTGGCCAGTGAGTGCTCCCCAAAGGAGTTGGTGCTCATGCTCAATGAGCTTTTTGGAAAGTTCGACCAGATCGCCAAG GAGCATGAATGCATGCGGATCAAGATCCTGGGAGACTGTTACTACTGTGTTTCCGGGCTGCCCCTCTCCCTGCCAGACCACGCCATCAACTGTGTACGCATGGGGCTGGACATGTGCCGGGCCATCAG GAAACTACGAGCAGCCACCGGTGTGGACATCAACATGCGCGTGGGCGTGCACTCGGGCAGCGTGCTCTGTGGAGTCATCGGGCTGCAGAAGTGGCAATATGATGTCTGGTCCCATGACGTCACACTGGCCAACCACATGGAGGCTGGTGGCGTGCCAGG ACGAGTACATATCACAGGAGCTACCCTGGACCTGCTGGCGGGAGCTTATGCTGTGGAGGATGTAGCCATGGAACACCGAGACCCACACCTTCGGGACCTAGGGGAGCCTACCTACCTGGTCATTGATCCCCGG GctgaggaggaggatgagaaagGCACTGCAGGAGGCTTGCTGTCCTCTCTCGAGGGCCCCAAGATGCGTCCATCACTGCTGATGACCCGCTACCTGGAATCCTGGGGTGCAGCCAAGCCTTTTGCCCACCTGAGCCACGTAGAGAGCCCTGTGTCCACTTCCACTCCTCTCCCG GAGAAGGCCCTGGCTTCCTTCAGCCCCCAGTGGAGTCTGGACCG GAGCCGTACACCCCGCGGACTAGATGATGAACTGGACACTGGGGATGCCAAGTTCTTCCAGGTCATCGAACAGCTCAACTCTCAGAA ACAGTGGAAGCAGTCAAAGGACTTCAACCCACTGACACTGTACTTCCgagaaaaggaaatggagaaagag TATCGACTCTCTGCCCTCCCCGCCTTCAAATACTATGCAGCCTGCACCTTCCTGGTTTTTATCTCTAACTTCATCATCCAGATGCTGGTGACAAACAG GCCCCCAGCTCTGGCCATCACCTATAGCAtcaccttcctcctcttcctccttcttctcttcgtCTGCTTCTCAGAACACCTAACG AGGTGTGTCATGAAAGGCCCCAAGATCCTGCACTGGCTGCCCGCACTGTCTGGCCTGGTGGCCACACGGCCAGGATTGCGAGTTGCCCTGGGCACTGCCACCATCCTCCTCATCTTTGTCATGGCAATTACCAGCCTG TTCTTCTTACCGGCAGCATCGAACTGCCCTGCCCGGGCTCCCAATGTGTCCTCCATGGCTTTCAACTTCTCCTGGGAGCTCCCTGGGTCCCTGCCTCTCATCAGCATTCCA TACTCCATGCACTGCTGCGTGCTGGGTTTCCTCTCCTGCTCCCTCTTTCTACACATGAGCTTCGAACTGAAgttgctgctgctcctgctgtgGCTGGCGGCCTCCTGCTGCCTCTTCCTGCACTCTCACGCCTGGCTGTCCGACTGCCTCGTCGCCCATCTCTATCCAGACCCCTTGAACTCCAG GCCAGGGGTGCTGAAGGAACCCAAACTGATGGGAGCTAtctccttcttcatcttcttcttcacACTCCTCGTCCTGGCTCGGCAG AACGAGTATTATTGCCGCCTGGATTTCCTGTGGAAGAAGAAGCTgaggcaggagcaggaggagacGGAGACGATGGAAAATCTGACTCGGCTACTCTTGGAGAACGTGCTCCCTGCACACGTGGCCCCCCAGTTTATTGGCCAGAACCGGCGCAACGAg GACCTCTACCACCAGTCCTACGAGTGTGTCTGTGTCCTCTTCGCTTCAGTCCCAGACTTCAAGGAGTTTTACTCTGAGTCCAACATCAACCACGAGGGACTAGAGTGTCTGCGGCTACTCAATGAGATCATAGCTGACTTTGATGAG CTGCTCTCTAAGCCCAAGTTCAGTGGGGTAGAGAAGATCAAGACCATTGGCAGCACCTACATGGCAGCTACAGGCTTAAATGCCACCTCTGGACAGGACACACAGCAG GATGCTGAGCGAAGCTGCAGCCATCTTGGCACCATGGTGGAATTTGCAGTGgcccttgggtctaagctggatGTTATCAACAAGCACTCATTCAACAACTTCCGCTTGCGTGTGG GGTTGAACCATGGACCTGTAGTAGCTGGAGTGATAGGGGCCCAAAAACCACAATATGACATCTGGGGCAACACGGTGAATGTGGCCAGCCGCATGGAGAGCACAGGAGTGCTGGGAAAGATCCAA GTGACCGAGGAGACAGCCCGGGCTCTGCAGTCCTTAGGCTATACCTGCTACAGCAGGGGTGTCATCAAGGTCAAAGGCAAAGGGCAGCTGTGCACCTACTTCCTGAACACAGATTTGACGCGAGCTGGACTTCCCTCAGCCACTGTAGGCTGA
- the RIPK3 gene encoding receptor-interacting serine/threonine-protein kinase 3 isoform X1, producing MSCSKLWLSGAPAPLVPMEELKNLKFIGQGRFGTVFWGQHQTWGQDVAVKIVNWEAISREVKAMASLSDLNVLPLLGVTKKLEWGYWSGPALVTQFMENGSLVGLLQPQCPRPWPFICRLLHELVLGMCYLHNQNPVLLHQDLKPSNVLLDSHLHTKLADFGLSTFLGGSQSRAESWEPAYLAPELLADVNRKASMASDVYSFGIIIWTVLTGTEAEIVSQTLLVQEAVCERQNRPPLTELPQPSPETPGLEGLMELMQHCWSHEPKDRPSFQECQPNTEEALRLVQNEDVTGTKMDAAVCSVKKFLSEHRNSSRRLSTPEPGPGGTETESLGGAAGSADSTVSAMLNNLNLEGSPSSVPEKCTNLPKGLKAQKEQVQHACTAGMSSTSTAQPPPTSETSSFQNQMFNPTSPWTAAPGPQRNQGAERCGTNPLPGHPGPSPTPGPSPPITIQNCQGVQVGNNNVMVQGGTYPLGAWVGAGSAPPTSSFKRSATWTGPQGWYNDRN from the exons ATGTCTTGCAGCAAGTTATG GCTCAGTGGTGCCCCAGCTCCCCTGGTGCCCATGGAGGAACTGAAGAACCTGAAGTTCATCGGGCAAGGCAGGTTCGGCACAGTATTCTGGGGGCAACACCAGACATGGGGGCAAGATGTGGCTGTCAAGATCGTGAACTG GGAGGCGATCTCCAGGGAGGTGAAAGCCATGGCAAGCCTGTCTGACCTAAAcgtgctgcctctgctgggtgtcACGAAGAAGCTGGAGTGGGGCTACTGGTCCGGGCCGGCTCTCGTGACTCAGTTCATGGAAAACGGTTCTCTGGTGGGGCTGCTACAACCCCAGTGCCCTCGGCCCTGGCCGTTTATCTGCCGCCTGCTGCACGAGTTGGTGCTCGGGATGTGTTACCTGCACAATCAGAACCCCGTGCTTCTGCATCAGGACCTGAAGCCTTCCAATGTCCTGTTGGACTCGCACCTACACACCAAG CTGGCAGATTTTGGCCTGTCCACATTTCTGGGAGGCTCGCAGTCAAGGGCAGAATCTTGGGAGCCAGCCTACTTGGCCCCAGAACTGTTAGCTGATGTAAACCGGAAGGCCTCTATGGCCAGTGATGTCTACAG CTTCGGAATCATAATATGGACAGTGCTCACTGGAACAGAAGCTGAGA TAGTGTCCCAGACATTACTGGTGCAGGAAGCTGTGTGTGAGAGGCAGAACCGGCCCCCACTGACAGagctgccccagcccagccctgagaCTCCTGGCTTGGAAGGACTGATGGAGTTAATGCAGCACTGCTGGAGCCATGAACCCAAAGACAGGCCCTCTTTCCAAG AATGCCAACCAAACACTGAGGAAGCCCTCCGCCTGGTGCAAAATGAGGATGTAACTGGTACAAAGATGGATGCTGCAGTCTGCTCA GTGAAAAAGTTCCTGTCTGAGCACAGGAACAGCAGCAGGAGGCTGTCCACCCCTGAGCCAGGTCCAGGAGGGACAGAAACGGAAAGCCTTGGGGGAGCTGCAGGAAGCGCTGATTCCACTGTCTCTGCCATGCTGAACAACCTGAATCTGGAAGGGTCCCCCAGCTCTGTTCCTGAAAAGTGTACAAACCTTCCTAAAGGGTTAAAGGCACAGAAAGAGCAAGTTCAGCATGCCTGCACAGCTGGTATGTCTTCTACCTCAACAGCACAACCTCCCCCAACGTCAGAGACCTcatcattccaaaaccagatgtTCAATCCCACCTCACCTTGGACTGCAGCTCCTGGACCCCAAAGAAACCAG GGGGCTGAGAGGTGTGGCACCAACCCTCTTCCCGGGCATCCAGGGCCAAGTCCAACACCAG GGCCATCACCACCCATTACCATCCAGAACTGCCAAGGGGTGCAGGTCGGAAACAACAACGTGATGGTGCAAGGAGGCACTTATCCACTTGGGGCATGGGTAGGGGCTGGCAGCGCACCCCCCACAAGTAGCTTCAAAAGAAGTGCCACCTGGACTGGACCACAGGGCTGGTATAATGACAGAAATTGA
- the RIPK3 gene encoding receptor-interacting serine/threonine-protein kinase 3 isoform X2, giving the protein MSCSKLWLSGAPAPLVPMEELKNLKFIGQGRFGTVFWGQHQTWGQDVAVKIVNWEAISREVKAMASLSDLNVLPLLGVTKKLEWGYWSGPALVTQFMENGSLVGLLQPQCPRPWPFICRLLHELVLGMCYLHNQNPVLLHQDLKPSNVLLDSHLHTKLADFGLSTFLGGSQSRAESWEPAYLAPELLADVNRKASMASDVYSFGIIIWTVLTGTEAEIVSQTLLVQEAVCERQNRPPLTELPQPSPETPGLEGLMELMQHCWSHEPKDRPSFQECQPNTEEALRLVQNEDVTGTKMDAAVCSVKKFLSEHRNSSRRLSTPEPGPGGTETESLGGAAGSADSTVSAMLNNLNLEGSPSSVPEKCTNLPKGLKAQKEQVQHACTAGMSSTSTAQPPPTSETSSFQNQMFNPTSPWTAAPGPQRNQGAERCGTNPLPGHPGPSPTPG; this is encoded by the exons ATGTCTTGCAGCAAGTTATG GCTCAGTGGTGCCCCAGCTCCCCTGGTGCCCATGGAGGAACTGAAGAACCTGAAGTTCATCGGGCAAGGCAGGTTCGGCACAGTATTCTGGGGGCAACACCAGACATGGGGGCAAGATGTGGCTGTCAAGATCGTGAACTG GGAGGCGATCTCCAGGGAGGTGAAAGCCATGGCAAGCCTGTCTGACCTAAAcgtgctgcctctgctgggtgtcACGAAGAAGCTGGAGTGGGGCTACTGGTCCGGGCCGGCTCTCGTGACTCAGTTCATGGAAAACGGTTCTCTGGTGGGGCTGCTACAACCCCAGTGCCCTCGGCCCTGGCCGTTTATCTGCCGCCTGCTGCACGAGTTGGTGCTCGGGATGTGTTACCTGCACAATCAGAACCCCGTGCTTCTGCATCAGGACCTGAAGCCTTCCAATGTCCTGTTGGACTCGCACCTACACACCAAG CTGGCAGATTTTGGCCTGTCCACATTTCTGGGAGGCTCGCAGTCAAGGGCAGAATCTTGGGAGCCAGCCTACTTGGCCCCAGAACTGTTAGCTGATGTAAACCGGAAGGCCTCTATGGCCAGTGATGTCTACAG CTTCGGAATCATAATATGGACAGTGCTCACTGGAACAGAAGCTGAGA TAGTGTCCCAGACATTACTGGTGCAGGAAGCTGTGTGTGAGAGGCAGAACCGGCCCCCACTGACAGagctgccccagcccagccctgagaCTCCTGGCTTGGAAGGACTGATGGAGTTAATGCAGCACTGCTGGAGCCATGAACCCAAAGACAGGCCCTCTTTCCAAG AATGCCAACCAAACACTGAGGAAGCCCTCCGCCTGGTGCAAAATGAGGATGTAACTGGTACAAAGATGGATGCTGCAGTCTGCTCA GTGAAAAAGTTCCTGTCTGAGCACAGGAACAGCAGCAGGAGGCTGTCCACCCCTGAGCCAGGTCCAGGAGGGACAGAAACGGAAAGCCTTGGGGGAGCTGCAGGAAGCGCTGATTCCACTGTCTCTGCCATGCTGAACAACCTGAATCTGGAAGGGTCCCCCAGCTCTGTTCCTGAAAAGTGTACAAACCTTCCTAAAGGGTTAAAGGCACAGAAAGAGCAAGTTCAGCATGCCTGCACAGCTGGTATGTCTTCTACCTCAACAGCACAACCTCCCCCAACGTCAGAGACCTcatcattccaaaaccagatgtTCAATCCCACCTCACCTTGGACTGCAGCTCCTGGACCCCAAAGAAACCAG GGGGCTGAGAGGTGTGGCACCAACCCTCTTCCCGGGCATCCAGGGCCAAGTCCAACACCAG GGTGA
- the ADCY4 gene encoding adenylate cyclase type 4 isoform X2, which yields MARLFSPRPPPSEDLFYETYYSLSQQYPLLLLLLVIVLCALLALLAVAQATGRELASDPEFLTLVLCGLGGFSLLLGLASREQRLQRWTRPLSGLVWAALLALGHGFLFTGGVVSAWDQVSFFLFVIFTTYAMLPFGMRDATVAGLVSSLSHLLVLGLYLGLQLDSRPALLQQLAANAVLFLCGNVAGAYHKALMERALRATFREALTSLHSRRRLDTEKKHQEHLLLSILPAYLAREMKAEIMARLQAGQGSRPESTNNFHSLYVKRHQGVSVLYADIVGFTRLASECSPKELVLMLNELFGKFDQIAKEHECMRIKILGDCYYCVSGLPLSLPDHAINCVRMGLDMCRAIRKLRAATGVDINMRVGVHSGSVLCGVIGLQKWQYDVWSHDVTLANHMEAGGVPGRVHITGATLDLLAGAYAVEDVAMEHRDPHLRDLGEPTYLVIDPRAEEEDEKGTAGGLLSSLEGPKMRPSLLMTRYLESWGAAKPFAHLSHVESPVSTSTPLPEKALASFSPQWSLDRSRTPRGLDDELDTGDAKFFQVIEQLNSQKQWKQSKDFNPLTLYFREKEMEKEYRLSALPAFKYYAACTFLVFISNFIIQMLVTNRPPALAITYSITFLLFLLLLFVCFSEHLTRCVMKGPKILHWLPALSGLVATRPGLRVALGTATILLIFVMAITSLFFLPAASNCPARAPNVSSMAFNFSWELPGSLPLISIPYSMHCCVLGFLSCSLFLHMSFELKLLLLLLWLAASCCLFLHSHAWLSDCLVAHLYPDPLNSRPGVLKEPKLMGAISFFIFFFTLLVLARQNEYYCRLDFLWKKKLRQEQEETETMENLTRLLLENVLPAHVAPQFIGQNRRNEDLYHQSYECVCVLFASVPDFKEFYSESNINHEGLECLRLLNEIIADFDELLSKPKFSGVEKIKTIGSTYMAATGLNATSGQDTQQDAERSCSHLGTMVEFAVALGSKLDVINKHSFNNFRLRVGLNHGPVVAGVIGAQKPQYDIWGNTVNVASRMESTGVLGKIQVTEETARALQSLGYTCYSRGVIKVKGKGQLCTYFLNTDLTRAGLPSATVG from the exons ATGGCCCGACTTTTCAGTCCCCGGCCGCCGCCCAGCGAAGACCTCTTCTATGAGACCTACTACAGCCTGAGCCAGCAGTACCCACTCCTGCTACTGCTGCTGGTGATCGTGCTCTGCGCACTCCTGGCGCTGCTGGCTGTCGCCCAGGCCACTGGCAGG GAACTGGCCTCAGACCCGGAATTCCTGACTCTGGTGCTGTGCGGGCTGGGCGGCTTCTCGCTGCTGCTGGGCCTGGCTTCCCGCGAGCAGCGGCTGCAGCGCTGGACGCGTCCCCTGTCGGGCCTCGTGTGGGCAGCGCTGCTCGCTCTGGGCCACGGCTTCCTGTTCACCGGGGGCGTGGTGAGCGCCTGGGACCAG gtgtccttcttcctctttgtcaTCTTCACTACGTACGCCATGTTGCCCTTTGGCATGCGGGACGCCACCGTTGCGGGCCTCGTCTCGTCGCTCTCACACCTGCTGGTCCTCGGGCTGTATCTTGGGCTTCAGCTGGACTCCAGACCCGCCCTGCTGCAGCAG TTGGCTGCAAACGCGGTGCTGTTCCTGTGCGGGAATGTGGCCGGAGCATACCATAAGGCGCTGATGGAGCGTGCACTTCGCGCCACCTTCCGAGAGGCGCTTACTTCGCTGCACTCGCGCCGGAGGCTGGATACGGAGAAGAAGCACCAG GAACACCTTCTCTTGTCCATCCTTCCTGCCTACTTGGCCCGagagatgaaggcagagatcatGGCACGGTTGCAGGCTGGGCAGGGGTCAAGGCCAGAGAGCACCAACAACTTCCACAGCCTCTACGTCAAGAGGCACCAGGGAGTCAG CGTGCTGTATGCTGACATCGTGGGCTTCACACGGCTGGCCAGTGAGTGCTCCCCAAAGGAGTTGGTGCTCATGCTCAATGAGCTTTTTGGAAAGTTCGACCAGATCGCCAAG GAGCATGAATGCATGCGGATCAAGATCCTGGGAGACTGTTACTACTGTGTTTCCGGGCTGCCCCTCTCCCTGCCAGACCACGCCATCAACTGTGTACGCATGGGGCTGGACATGTGCCGGGCCATCAG GAAACTACGAGCAGCCACCGGTGTGGACATCAACATGCGCGTGGGCGTGCACTCGGGCAGCGTGCTCTGTGGAGTCATCGGGCTGCAGAAGTGGCAATATGATGTCTGGTCCCATGACGTCACACTGGCCAACCACATGGAGGCTGGTGGCGTGCCAGG ACGAGTACATATCACAGGAGCTACCCTGGACCTGCTGGCGGGAGCTTATGCTGTGGAGGATGTAGCCATGGAACACCGAGACCCACACCTTCGGGACCTAGGGGAGCCTACCTACCTGGTCATTGATCCCCGG GctgaggaggaggatgagaaagGCACTGCAGGAGGCTTGCTGTCCTCTCTCGAGGGCCCCAAGATGCGTCCATCACTGCTGATGACCCGCTACCTGGAATCCTGGGGTGCAGCCAAGCCTTTTGCCCACCTGAGCCACGTAGAGAGCCCTGTGTCCACTTCCACTCCTCTCCCG GAGAAGGCCCTGGCTTCCTTCAGCCCCCAGTGGAGTCTGGACCG GAGCCGTACACCCCGCGGACTAGATGATGAACTGGACACTGGGGATGCCAAGTTCTTCCAGGTCATCGAACAGCTCAACTCTCAGAA ACAGTGGAAGCAGTCAAAGGACTTCAACCCACTGACACTGTACTTCCgagaaaaggaaatggagaaagag TATCGACTCTCTGCCCTCCCCGCCTTCAAATACTATGCAGCCTGCACCTTCCTGGTTTTTATCTCTAACTTCATCATCCAGATGCTGGTGACAAACAG GCCCCCAGCTCTGGCCATCACCTATAGCAtcaccttcctcctcttcctccttcttctcttcgtCTGCTTCTCAGAACACCTAACG AGGTGTGTCATGAAAGGCCCCAAGATCCTGCACTGGCTGCCCGCACTGTCTGGCCTGGTGGCCACACGGCCAGGATTGCGAGTTGCCCTGGGCACTGCCACCATCCTCCTCATCTTTGTCATGGCAATTACCAGCCTG TTCTTCTTACCGGCAGCATCGAACTGCCCTGCCCGGGCTCCCAATGTGTCCTCCATGGCTTTCAACTTCTCCTGGGAGCTCCCTGGGTCCCTGCCTCTCATCAGCATTCCA TACTCCATGCACTGCTGCGTGCTGGGTTTCCTCTCCTGCTCCCTCTTTCTACACATGAGCTTCGAACTGAAgttgctgctgctcctgctgtgGCTGGCGGCCTCCTGCTGCCTCTTCCTGCACTCTCACGCCTGGCTGTCCGACTGCCTCGTCGCCCATCTCTATCCAGACCCCTTGAACTCCAG GCCAGGGGTGCTGAAGGAACCCAAACTGATGGGAGCTAtctccttcttcatcttcttcttcacACTCCTCGTCCTGGCTCGGCAG AACGAGTATTATTGCCGCCTGGATTTCCTGTGGAAGAAGAAGCTgaggcaggagcaggaggagacGGAGACGATGGAAAATCTGACTCGGCTACTCTTGGAGAACGTGCTCCCTGCACACGTGGCCCCCCAGTTTATTGGCCAGAACCGGCGCAACGAg GACCTCTACCACCAGTCCTACGAGTGTGTCTGTGTCCTCTTCGCTTCAGTCCCAGACTTCAAGGAGTTTTACTCTGAGTCCAACATCAACCACGAGGGACTAGAGTGTCTGCGGCTACTCAATGAGATCATAGCTGACTTTGATGAG CTGCTCTCTAAGCCCAAGTTCAGTGGGGTAGAGAAGATCAAGACCATTGGCAGCACCTACATGGCAGCTACAGGCTTAAATGCCACCTCTGGACAGGACACACAGCAG GATGCTGAGCGAAGCTGCAGCCATCTTGGCACCATGGTGGAATTTGCAGTGgcccttgggtctaagctggatGTTATCAACAAGCACTCATTCAACAACTTCCGCTTGCGTGTGG GGTTGAACCATGGACCTGTAGTAGCTGGAGTGATAGGGGCCCAAAAACCACAATATGACATCTGGGGCAACACGGTGAATGTGGCCAGCCGCATGGAGAGCACAGGAGTGCTGGGAAAGATCCAA GTGACCGAGGAGACAGCCCGGGCTCTGCAGTCCTTAGGCTATACCTGCTACAGCAGGGGTGTCATCAAGGTCAAAGGCAAAGGGCAGCTGTGCACCTACTTCCTGAACACAGATTTGACGCGAGCTGGACTTCCCTCAGCCACTGTAGGCTGA